The genomic region TTTATTCACCGGGTTTATTTGAAATTATAGAAGTTTCCGACAGCTATGTTCTTGAAGAAAGAGCTTCACTTTCTGAATTTTCAGGGAAAAAACTCTCTGAGCTAGAATTTCGAACAAAATATGGTGTAAATATAGTGGCAATAAAAAGAAAAGTTCCAGAGGTTAATGAAAAGGGGAAAACTGTCTTAAAGGAGGAACTTATAATAGGTCCAGGAGGGGATGAGGAGATAAAGGAAGGTGATGTGCTTTTTGTTTTAGGTGAAAGAAAAAAGGTTGAAGATCTATTTTCAAAATGAAAGAAGATCTTTTTGATCAAGCAAAGCTTTTAATGCTCTCGCAAAATTATAAAGAAGCAAGAGAAATTCTTGAAAAACTATACAAAGAGAATCCATCTGATCCAGATATAATATACCATCTTGCACTTTTAATGGATATTCTCAACGAAAACGAAGAAGCTATAAACCTTTATAAAAAACTTTTAGAAATTATACCTGAGCATAAGGAAGCAAAGGAAAGACTTCAAAAATTGATGGAGGATTGAAATGGAATTAATTGATTTATTAAATGAATCAAAAGGTATAGCAGAAGTAATTAAAAACTTGAAAAATTTTCTTGAAGAAAAAATTAATTCTGAAATAAATCTTATTGAACCAGAAAAAATAAAAGGTTTTCTTGAAGTAAAGGAATTGAAAAAATTATTGTTTGATAAAGAGGAAGTTATAAAAAATGGAAATATTTATATTCCTCTTCATGACAATGAGAAAATATACACAATAATTTCTTTTTCTTTAAAAGAAGATGTAAAAATAGGGGAAATAAAGAAAATACTCTATACAACATCTATTTTTATAAAAAATTATAGACTTTTTGAAGATGCCAAAAATGAAATATTTAAACTGAACTTTCTCTTCAATTTCCATAGGTCCTTAGAAGCTCAAATAAGGGAGAATATTGAAAATTCTTTAAAAGAACTATCCTATCTTTTAAATTTAAATGGAATCTATTTTAAAACTAAAAATTTTAATATAAAAATTGGAACTTTAGAAAAATTAGATGAGGAGAAAATTCAAGAAATAATTCCCCCTTTTGAAACTCACGGAGAAAGTATTATTTATGAGGAAAAAAAGTTATTTTCCTTTTCAAAAAGTAAAACAATACTTTTTGTAGATAAAGAATTTTTAAATGAAGAGGAAAAGGAATTTTTAAATTCAATCGTTAATCTATCAGAGGAGTGGTATGAAGAAAAACTCTTATTTTCATCAGACTTTTTTGAAAAAATTATCTCTTTAAACTTTAATGAATCCTTAAAGTTTTTCAAAAGTTACCTTAGTGAAAGATTTAATGTTTATGAAACAAAAGTTTTTATAAAAGAGGAAGAAAAATATAAGTCCCTTGAGGATAGAACAGAATTTAAAGAAAAAAAAGATTTTAATATCTTTGAATTAAAAACCTCTCAAGCTGAATACCTTGTTTCTTTCAAAGGAGAAAAAAGTTATATAAATCCGGTATTTCTATCCCATATATTAGATATTTTAAATTTAAAGAAAAAAACTGAAAATTTAAATAAACTTAACAGGGTATTGATGCGAATAATAGATATAGTGCCTTATCATCAAAATATTGAAGATCTCTTATACAATGTAGGTTATATAATAAAAGATGAATTAGACATTTTATATGTTGGTTTTCTTTTAAGGGAAGAAGAGGATTATTTAAGAATGAAAGTTGGAATTGGTTATGAGGATTTTGAGGAGCTCTCAAAGAGGAGACTAAAAATAGGTGTTGAGGGACTTTCAGGACATGCTGTTCAGAGAAAGGAGATTATTTACGCACCTGATGTTTCAAAAGATATAAGGTATATTCCAGCATCACCCCTTGTTAAATCAGAGGTTGTTTTGCCCTTAATTGTTGATAAAGAAGCAATTGGAGTGATGGTAATTTCTTCACCTAAGATTGATGGTTTTTCAAAGGAAGATATTGAAATTTTTGAAAGAATATCAAAATTGATTTCGAGTTTTTTGGCTTATAGAAAGGCTATAGATGAATACAAAAAGGAATTATCTATTTTAAAAGGAGAAGAAGAATTTATAGATATAATTTTAAAAAATATTCCAGTTGGTATAATTTATGCAGATAGAGACCTTTATGTTAAGAGGGTGAATTTTGCTGCAATTTATACTTTAAAGTTAAAAGAGGAGGAAATAAAGGGAAGCATTCTTTGTAGGATATTTGAAGAACACGAACCAGGAGGTTCAAATTGTATTTTTAGAAGAAGTATTGAGGAGAGAATCCCCCTTATAAAGAAAAATGTAGAAATAAAAAGAGGTGAAGAAAAAATTCCTCTTTCCCTTTCTTCAACTTTCATTTATGAAAAAGAAAGAATAAAGGGTTTTATACTTATGATTGAAGATATAAAAGAAGTGGTTGCACTTGAAGAACAGTTAAGAAGAACTGAAAGACTCTCAGCAATTGGAAGGATTGCAGCTCACATGGCACATGAGATTAAAAATCCACTTGCAAGTATATCAGTTGGTATTGAGTATATATATTCCAGTTTACAGGATGATGATCCAAAGAAAAAACATCTTGGAGTTATATTAAAGGAAATTTCAAGGCTTGATAGATTGATTAAAAACCTATTATCCTTTGCAAGGAGACCCCCTCTTAAAAGGAAAAGGATAAATATAAAAGAAATGATTGAAGAAATCGTAATTTTTTACAGTCAGGAATTCAGAGAGAAAAAAGTTGATTTTTATCTCAGTTTACCCAAATACGAGCTTATAGCCTATATTGATGAAGACCAGATGAAGGAAGTATTGGAAAATTTAATAAGAAACGCATTAGAAGCAATGCCAGAAGGAGGAAAACTTACCTTACAGGCAGGTGAAAAAACAGGAGGTATAATATTTATAAGTATAGAAGATACAGGTGTGGGAATTGAACCCTCTGAACTTGCCCATATATTTGAACCCTTTTATACAACAAAAAAGGGAGGATCCGGTTTGGGGCTTGCAATAGTCCACAGAATTATTGAGGATCACGGAGCGAAAATATATGTAGAAAGCGAAAAAGGAAAAGGAACCAAATTCTTAATTGAATTACCTAAATAAAAACTTTAAAATATATATTGTATGAAAGAAGAAAAATGGAGAATACTTGTGGTAGATGATGAAGAGACACTGGCTAATTTTATTGTAAAAAACATTACACAGGATAATCTTGATTATGAGGTGAGAGTAGCCTATAATGGCTCTGATGCTCTAAAAATAATTGAGGGGTTTTTACCTCATCTTATATTACAGGATATAAGACTACCTGATACAACGGGAATTGAAATTTTAAAGGCAGCAAAGGCTCTTGATCCTGATATTCAGGTAATTATGATGACTGCTTATGCATCTCTTGAAAGTTCAATTGAAGCCTTAAAGGCTGGTGCTTATGATTATTTAATAAAACCCTTTAAAGTTGAAACCTTAAAAAATGTTATTAAAAATGCACTGGGAAAAAGAAAATTACAGGAAGAAAATAAAAGACTTCTTAATGAATTAACTAGGTTAAACAAGGAACTTTCAATTGCAAATGAAAAATTAAAAGCTCAAAAAGCAGAAGTTGATAAAAAACTGGAAGAAAAAATTAATAAGTTATCAATTCTGCACCACTTAAGTGAGAAACTTCAATCCGAACTTTACCTTGAAAAACTTATACCCCTTATAATTGAAGGAGCAATGGAAATAGCAGGTAAAAAAGACTGTGCCTTTCTTTTAAAAGAAAACTCTTACTTTTTTGTTAAAGAAGTTTATGGTTTTGATAATTTAATTAAAAGGGATGATAAACTTAACCTTGAAACAGAAAAGGAAAGTTTCATAATTAAATATAAGGAAGGGGATATAAGAGAAATAATGATGATTCCCCTTGAAACAAATGAAGGGGTTATTGGTGCTTTAATGATCGGTAACAGGATGGAAGAGAGTTTATCAGAGTTAAAAGAAGAACTATCAATTTATGCGAATCATGTTTCAGTCTCAATTCAAAATGCCTTTCTCTTTAAAAAACTTGAAAGAAGCTATATAGAATCCCTTATGGCTCTTGTTAAAGCAACAGAGGCAAAGGATCCTTCCTTAAGAGGTCATTCACAGAGAGTATCTGAGCTTGCTGTTAAATTTGCTAAAAATTTAAATTTAAACGAAGAAGATATTAAAAATATAAGATATGCAGCACTTCTTCATGATGTTGGTAAAATTGGAATAAGGGAATATTTACTTGATAAACCTGGCACTTTAACAAGAGAAGAAATGGAAATGATGAAGGAACACATTCAAATAGGCCTTGATATACTAAAGCCTATTGCCTTTTTAAAACCTGTACTTCCCTTTATAAAATATCACCATGAAAACTGGGACGGTTCTGGTTATCCTGATGGGTTAAAGGGTGATGAGATTCCATTAGGTGCACAGATTATTTCTTTATGTGATGTTTATGATGCAATCACTCATGAAAGAAGTTATGCAGATAAATTAGATAAAAAGGAGGCAATAAAACTTTTAAGAGAATTAAAGGGATACAAATTTAAACCTGAACTTGTTGAAAAATTTATAGAAATGATGGAGGAGATTTGATGAAAAAATTAAAAATTCTTGTGGTGGAGGATGAGGGTCCTTTATCTTTTTTTGTTTCCCAGACATTAAAAGAGGAGCACGATGTAATCCTCGCAAGAACAGGAGAAGAAGCCCTTGAGAAATTTGTTCCAGGGGAGTATGATCTTATTATAACTGACATAAAATTACCAGGAATTTCAGGCCTGGAACTTTTGGCAAAAATTCAGATGCAGGACCCTGATATAAAATCAATAGTTGTTACAGCTTATGATTCTTTTGAAACAAGAGAAAAAGTTAAAAATTTAAACGCAGATGCCTTTTTACCTAAACCATTTACAGTACAGACTCTGAGAGAAGCAATTAAAAAAATATTTAAAGAATAACTCAATTGAAAAAAAAAATTTTTTATATTATAATTTATAATTAAGGGCCCGTAGCTCAACAGGCAGAGCAGCGGACTCATAATCCGTTGGTTGTAGGTTCGAGTCCTACCGGGCCCATTTATTATTTTTTGTGAATTTCTCTTTTAAAGAAGGTGAATTAATTCTTTCAGAACCAAAAATAATGGGTATTTTGAATGTAACTCCTGATTCCTTTTATGATGGTGGAAAGTATTTTGATTTAGATAAAGCTCTCGAAAGGGGTAAAGAAATTTTTGAGCAAGGTGCAGATATAATTGATATAGGAGGTGAGTCTTCAAGACCTTTCTCGGAGCCTGTTTCTCTTGAAGAAGAATTAAAAAGAGTGATACCAGTTATTGAAAGATTAAGAAAAAAAATAGATATTCCAATTTCAATAGATACAAGAAAGTCAAAGGTGGCTGAAGAAGCTTTAAAAAGAGGAGCAAATATAGTTAATGATATTTCAGGATTAAGGGATGATCCAGAAATGATTAAAGTTATAAAAAAATTTGATGCAGGTATAATAATAATGCATATAAGGGGGACACCAAAAAATATGCAGGAAAACCCATTCTATGAGGATACAATAAAAGAAATTAAAGAGGAACTTAAAGAGAAAATAGACTTTGCCTTGAAAAATGGGATTAAAAGAGAAAAAATAGTTATAGATCCAGGTATAGGTTTCGGAAAAAGGGTAATTGATAACCTTTTAATTTTGAAAAATATAGATGAATTTAAAAAGTTTGGGGTTCCTATATTAGTGGGTCATTCAAGAAAGTCCTTTATAGGGAAAATACTTGAATTAGAAAAACCTGAGGATAGATTAATAGGTACTCTTGCAGTTACTGCCTATTTATTTTTAAAAAAAGTAAACATAATAAGAGTACATGATGTACTTGAAACTAAACAAGTTTTTAGAATTTTAGAATCTATACTAAATCCTAATGGGCATTAAAAGATAAAAGTAATTATTAGCGCCTATGCCCTTTATTAAACTTGCACTTTCACTTCCAGTAATACCTATTTCTACCACATCTTCATCTATATGTCTTAAAATATCAAGCAAATAATGAGAGTTAAAACCAATTTCAATTTTATCTCCTTCATAGAAACCTTTTAACTTTTCGTATCCTTCTCCTACCTCACCTGAGACTGCCCTTATAATTAATGATTCAGGCGTAAGGGAAAATTGTACAGGATGATTAGGAGGTGTAGTAAAAACTGATAGTCTCCTTAAACTTTCTATTAAATCTTCCCTTACGATTTTTAATCTGTAAGGAGTTTCTGAGGGGACAACTGCCCTGTAATCAGGAAATTTATCATCCACAAGATTTACTATTTCATATCCATTACTGAAATTAAATTGAACTTTGGTTTCAGAGAAAAATATTTTAATTGTTTCATTTTTGTAATCTTTAAGAAAATCAAAACTCTTTGGATCTAGTAAATATTCGCCTTCTATACCTTTATTTTCAATTTCTATCTCATAGACTCCGAGTTTATGTGAATCAGAGGAAACAAAAGAAAGTTTATTCTTCTTTAAGTCCAGTAAAATATTATTTAAAAATTGTCTTGAATCATTCTTTGCTACACAGAATGAAACTTTTTCTATACCTTCTAATATTAAATTTGATGGGACCTCAATCCCTTCCTTTAAATCTATCTCCTCAATTGAGGGAAACTCTTCAGGTGGCTGAATAAAAAAACTGTATTCACCTAAGGAAGTATGAATTAAAAGCTCCCTTTCATCTCTTTTTTCTATTAAAATTTTTTCATTTTTAAGTCTTGAAGCTATTTCCTTTAATTCTTTTCCTTTTATACAAATTGCTCCTTCCTCCTCAACATCTGCCTTTCCCTTAACTTTTAAAGAAAAGTTTAAATTTGTGGAAAAAAGATTAACTTCGTTTCCCTTTGTTTCTAACTTTATGTTTTCAAGAATTGGCAATGCTGCCTTTGAAGGAATAGCATGATATACACTTTCAATCATTTTCAGAAAGTCTTCCTTTAAAATTTTAAATTTCATAATTAGTTTTATATTTTAAGGGTTTGAACCTCCTTAAATATATATTTATAATTATATTATTAAGATTGTGGAAATTTAAAATCATTAAGTGTATCTAAAAAAAATTCAATGTGGAAAAATATTGGAAAAATTAATAAAATACTTTTCCACATTTTTTCTACACTCTTTTCAACATTTTTTCAATTTCCATAATATCTTCTTTTAACTTTTCATTTTTCTGAATCTGGGATTCAATTTTGTTTATTGCATGTAAAACAGTTGTATGGTCTTTATCAAAGTATTTTGCAATTTCCACTACAGTCATATTGAAAACATTTTTCATTATAAACATGCTTACCTGCCTCGCTTGAACCAGCTCTTTTTTTTGTTTCTTTCCAGTTATTTCAGTTTTTGGAATATTGTAATATTCAGAAACCACTCTTACTACATCATCAGGCTCATTTATAGCGGCTGAAGAGAATATATCACTTAGATATTTTTGAGCCATTGGGAGAGTTATTTTTATTCTTTTAAGAGATTGTATTGCGTATAATTTTGCTATACAACTTTCAAGAAGCCTTACATTCTTCTTTACATTTCTTGCTATTAATTCTAAAACATCCTCAGAAATTTCAAGCCCCTTCTCTTCAGCCTTAAGTTTTAAAATAGCGAGCCTTGTTTCATATTCAGGAGGTTTTATATCAGTTACAAGACCCCAGGAGAATCTGTCCACAAGTCTTTCTGCTATATTATCCATTTCCCAGGGTGCTCTGTCTGCAGTGAATACTACCTGTTTTTTTTCATTATAAAAAGAGTTAAATATATGGAATAAAGCTTCCTGGGAAAATTCAGCTCCGGAGAGAAAATGAATGTCATCAATCAAAAGGACATCAAAGCTTCTTACTTTGCTTCTAAATTCATTCATTTTTCTTTTTTGAATTGCATCAACAATTTTAGATATGAGCTCCTCAGTTGTTATTAATAAAATCTTAAAGTTCTTTTTTCTTTTTAAAATATCATTACCTATAGCGTGCAGAAGATGTGTTTTTCCAAGACCAACCCCACCATAAATAAATAAAGGGTTGTACTCCTTACCAGGTGCATGAGCTACAGCCCTGGCAGTAGTATAAGCCATTTCACTATTTTTCCCTGGAACAAAATTTTCAAAAGTATAAACTGGATTTAATCCATAATGAATTCCCTCCTTTTTGATTTCTTCATCTTTGAATTTTATATTCTTGATTTCCTCAGCTTTTCCATCCCCTTTAATTTCAAAAACTAACTCAATCATTGGATAATCAAGATCTGAAAGTATTCTTTTTAACTTAGCCCCAAAAGCCTTTTCTATTATGTCCTTGGTATACTCATCAGGACAGAAAATTTTGAGCTTATGATCTTCCTCAATATCTCCACCATTTACCTTTTCAAATAACCTGAATTCCTGTTCAGAAAGCTCCTTTTTCAATTTTTCAACTATTTTTTCCCACAGGGTTTTACCTTTCATTTATTTACTCCCTTTTATTTGAGGAATTGAACCCCTTTAAATTTATTTTTAAATTTTTCCACAAAGATTTCCACATTATATTTTATAAAAATCTAACTCTCTTACAATCAGATAATTAAAATATTCAAAAAATTTCCACATGTATACTTTTGTTATTTTTTTAAAATCTTGTTGTTTTACAATTTTTTTTATTATTTTTTTCTTTAGAAAAAAAATTTTTTTATATCCACATTTCATAGATAATTATTAATGTTTTTTAGTTTAATTTGTCAATCAGATATAAAGAAGATTGAATTTTATATCTGAGATCTTTGCTTTTATTTCATTATCTTTAAGTTTAAAAACCTCTCCATCCAATTGAATGAATATTTCTTCTTTTAATTTTAGATTTATATCTTCTCTTTTAAAATAAATACACTCTGGTAAAGAAAGGTGTGTTCCCTTAATTGCATGGGGCAATTTTTTAAAAACATTTATCTTATCCATATCTTTAATAATACATATAGAAAGTTTATTATCAAAGGGAGAAGCATCTGGAAATAAATAGAAACCACCACCCAAATATTTCCCTATACCTAAACCCAGTATCAAATATTTTCCCTTTAAAACTTTCTCCCTATCTTCTATTTCCATCTCATAGGAAATTTTTCCCCTTAACTCTATAAAAAGTGAAAGAAGATACCTCAATAAACCCCTTAGAGACCTTATTTTAAGAGCTCTTTTTGCAATTTTAGCGTCAAAACCAATCCCTGCTGCGTTCACAAAAAAATATCTTTTATTTTTAGTTATTACTTCACCCGTATAGGTACTTTTAATAATTCCTCTTTTAAAAACTTCATAAAAAAAGGAAATATCCTTTTTATTTCGAAAAATTGTTTTTATAAAATCATTACCTGAACCAGAAGGAAAAAGAGAAAAAGGAATATTAAAATTTTTTGGTATATTATTTATAATGTGAAAAAGTGTTCCATCACCCCCTAAAACAATTATTTTGCTTACCTTTTTCTCCCATAACCTTAATAAATTTTCCCTAATACTTTTACCTTTTTCCAGAATTTCAATAAAATAACTATATCTATCACCTTTTAATTTTTCTTTTAACCATCTTAAAATTTTATTAGATTTTCCTGAACCTGAATAAGGGTTAAGAATTATTCCGACTCTAATCTTTTTTCTCTTCCTTTATATCCTTTTCAAAAAGTTCTTTTTTTAACTCTTTTTCAATTTCCTCAAATAGTTTTTTATCTTCTTCAAGAATTTTTCTTACATTATCTTTTCCCTGACCAAGTTGTCTCCCCTTATAAGCATACCAGGCCCCTGATTTCTGAATAATTCCTTTTTCCACAGCAAGATCAATTAATTCACTTTCTTTTGATATTCCCTTTCCATATAAAATATCAAAAGTAGCCTCTTTAAAAGGTGGTGCGAGTTTATTTTTAACAACCTTTACCTTCACCCTATTTCCTATTACTTCCTCATCTGATTTGATTGTTTCAACTTTCTTTATTTCAAGCCTTAAAGAAGCATGGAACTTTAAAGCAAGACCCCCTGGAGTTGTTTCAGGATTTCCATATAAAACTCCTATTCTATGTCTTATCTGGTTTATAAATATCGCACAGGTTTTTGATTTATTTAATACTCCTGCAAGTTTTCTCATAGCCTGGGACATAAGCCTTGCCTGAAGTCCCACATGAGCTTCTCCCATTTCACCTGTTATTTCTGCTTTTGGAACAAGGGCAGCAACTGAATCAACAACTATTAAGTCCACAGCTCCTGAACGAACAAGAGTTTCTGCAATTTCAAGAGCCTGCTCCCCTGTATCTGGTTGAGAGATCCATAATTCAGAAAGATTAACACCAAGTTTTTCAGCATAAACAGGGTCAAGAGCATGTTCAGCATCTATAAAGGCTGCAATCCCACCCTCTTTTTGAACCTCAGCAATTGCATGTAATGCAAGGGTTGTTTTTCCCGATGCCTCAGGTCCAAAAATTTCAATTATTCTTCCCCTTGGATAACCACCTATTCCAAGTGCAAGGTCAAGGGATATTGAACCCGTAGAAATTACAGGTACTTTTATTAATTCTTTCTCTCCTAATCTCATTATTGCTCCCTTACCATGAATTTTTTCTATTTGCTTTATAGCTATCTCGAGTGCTTTTTTTCTATCATCCTTCATAATTATTCCTCAAATTTTTTAAATAAAAGGGAACAGTTATGCCCCCCGAAACCAAAAGAATTTGAGAGAGCATACCTTATATCTACTTCTCTTGAACCCTCTTTAACATAATCAAGATCACATTCAGGATCAGGAACTTCAAGGTTAATTGTAGGGTGGACCTTTTTGTGATAAATTGAAAGGGCAGTAACAGCTGCTTCAAGGGCACCTGCTCCGCCTAATAAATGTCCTAACATACTCTTTGTTGAATTTATAGGCACCTTATATGCTCTTTCTCCCATGAGTTTCTTGATCGCAAGGGTCTCAGCTACATCACCTCTTGGTGTTGCTGTTCCATGAGCATTTATATAATCTATTTCTTCCGGATTTACTTTTCCATCCTCACAGGCCATCTTCATGGCTCTATAAGCTCCCTCTCCATCAGTACAAGGGGCTGTGATATGGAATGCATCTGCTGTTGCTCCATAGCCTATTAGTTCTGCATAAATTCTTGCTCCCCTTTTTATAGCACTTTCCTTTTCCTCAAGTATTAGAACAGCACATCCTTCACCCATAACAAAACCATCTCTTAATTTATCAAAAGGTCTTGAAGCTTTTTCTGGCTCATCGTTTCTTGTTGATAGTGCCTTCATATTTCCGAATCCAGCTACAGCTATTGGGGTTATAGGAGCTTCTGCACCTCCTACTACCATTGCTTTGGCATAACCCTTTTCTATTATTAACTTTGCCTCACCGAGAGCATGAGCACTTGAAGCACAAGCGGAAACAACACAAAAATTAGGACCTTTAAAACCATATTTTATTGAAATTACACCAGAAGCCATATCAGGTATCATCATGGGAACAAGAAAAGGAGAGACCCATTTTGCCCCTTTTTGCACCATTTTCTTGATTTCCTCCTCAAGGGTAATAATTCCACCAATCCCTGAAGAAATTATAACACCAACTTCTTCACCTTTATAAGGAAATCCCTTATCCCATCCAGCATCTTTAAGTGCCTCCTCTACAACATAAAGAGAATAAATTACAAAAAGATCCTGTCTTTTTATTTCCTTTGGAGAAAGTCTATCTGTTGGATCAAAATTTTTTATTTCAG from candidate division WOR-3 bacterium harbors:
- the fabF gene encoding beta-ketoacyl-ACP synthase II, coding for MKRAVVTGIGILTSLGKTKEENFNNLLKGKSGVKFIEKFDVSDFSSKIAAEIKNFDPTDRLSPKEIKRQDLFVIYSLYVVEEALKDAGWDKGFPYKGEEVGVIISSGIGGIITLEEEIKKMVQKGAKWVSPFLVPMMIPDMASGVISIKYGFKGPNFCVVSACASSAHALGEAKLIIEKGYAKAMVVGGAEAPITPIAVAGFGNMKALSTRNDEPEKASRPFDKLRDGFVMGEGCAVLILEEKESAIKRGARIYAELIGYGATADAFHITAPCTDGEGAYRAMKMACEDGKVNPEEIDYINAHGTATPRGDVAETLAIKKLMGERAYKVPINSTKSMLGHLLGGAGALEAAVTALSIYHKKVHPTINLEVPDPECDLDYVKEGSREVDIRYALSNSFGFGGHNCSLLFKKFEE